The Plasmodium sp. gorilla clade G2 genome assembly, chromosome: 6 genome has a segment encoding these proteins:
- a CDS encoding myosin light chain, putative has product MEDIINEVELTSLFNKISEGSKTIHFEDALEIIYKMGYVPSKEDINEFNNMTKGVCSLSNIKKFCNKIRSLNYSTEGLIDIFHFYDTNKTGKISKEKLKLLFTTVGSKMSVEEMDTIINELCNNDENIDYKEFLNRILN; this is encoded by the exons ATGGAG gaCATAATTAATGAAGTGGAATTGACTTCTCTTTTTAACAAGATATCA gAAGGGTCTAAAACCATCCATTTTGAGGATGCCttggaaataatatataaaatg GGTTATGTCCCTTCaaaagaagatataaatgaatttaaCAACATGACAAAAG GTGTTTGTTCTTTAtccaatataaaaaaattctgCAATAAAATAAGATCATTGAATTATTCAACTGAAGGCCTGAttgatatatttcatttttatgataCAAAT AAAACCGGAAAAATTTCTAAAGAAAAACTTAAACTTTTATTTACCACTGTTGGTTCAAAAATGTCGGTTGAAGAGATGGATACCATAATAAA tGAATTATGTAATAACGATGAAAACATAGACTATAAGGAGTTTCTAAACag gatATTAAATTAG